One window from the genome of Osmerus mordax isolate fOsmMor3 chromosome 19, fOsmMor3.pri, whole genome shotgun sequence encodes:
- the LOC136963504 gene encoding THAP domain-containing protein 6-like — MPQCCAAWGCTNCRTITTRICGITFHKFLKEKELRRQWEFAVRRETFSASDYSVLCSEHFKQEDIDRTGQIVWIRDVAKPTVFIFQRQVATRTTQASRKAEESLSVDCCLQETEPLPNVEHLYAMPASPTGLKTKFSKALGRVKSLERDMRNTKVRERRAKKIKNKSS, encoded by the exons ATGCCTCAGTGTTGTGCAGCTTGGGGCTGTACAAACTGCAGAACAATTACAACAAGAATTTGTGGAATAACCTTTCACAA GTTTCTCAAAGAGAAGGAGTTGAGGAGGCAGTGGGAATTTGCTGTTAGAAGGGAAACATTTTCTGCCAGTGACTACTCCGTGCTCTGCAGTGAGCACTTTAAACAGGAGGACATTGACAGGACAGGTCAGATTGTCTGGATTAGAGATGTAGCTAAGCCAACAGTCTTCATTTTCCAAAGA CAAGTGGCAACCAGGACAACACAAGCCTCAAGGAAGGCTGAAGAGAGCCTGTCAGTGGACTGTTGTCTGCAAGAGACTGAACCTCTACCTAATGTT GAACACCTGTATGCAATGCCTGCATCTCCCACTGGTCTGAAGACTAAATTCAGTAAAGCCTTGGGTAGGGTGAAGAGTCTGGAGAGAGATATGAGGAACACAAAGGTACGAGAACggagggcaaaaaaaataaaaaataaatcctCATAA